gccgaacGCCTGCTGGACCCAGTCAACGGTGTCCTTCTCGAGCATGAACGCCTTGGCGAGGATCAAGTCCGAGATGGGCGGCTTGGACCCGAACACGGCGTTGGCGATGGTGATGGTCCCGGGGTTCTGGCTGCTCAGCGCCGCGATCGCCACGGCGGGGCTCTTGCCGTTGTTGAGCTGGAAGTGGATGAGCCCCTGCGGGAACACGAACACGTCCCCCTCCACCAGCTGCTTGGTGAAGAGCGTGTTGTTCAGCAGCTGGTTGGAGGTCACGAACCCCACGAGCAGGGTGCCCTGGATCACGGTCAGGATCTCGGAACCCCGCGGGTGCGTGTGCGGCGGGTTCTGCCCGCCGGGGACGAAGTCGATGCGCGCCAGCGAGATGCCCAGCGTGTTCAGACCCGGGAGCTtgtccaccgccaccgccgcaaccCCCGATCCCTGCGCGTTAGGGGTCTGGGGCattatgtggaagaagaagtcgttCGCCGTCACCACCTTTGCGTTCTTGCACACCACCCCATTCACCAACACTGCGCACACGTGTATTGCCACGTCCACAGAGCATGCATGTTAGCAACGTCACCGTATCACACAATTCACAAATGCATCTTCAAGAGTACGTTAGTTAATTGTGAAGGATGCAATACAGTGTACATGTATGGAAACTTGACTACACATAAGCAGGTCATAATAACATATTTACCACCTTGGTTGTTGTTATCAGCAACGCAGAAGTCTTGGAGCTGGGTCGGATCAGTTGCCAGAGCACGGGGAACTGAAGCAAAGCCTACAAATGCTACCACGGTGAGCAGCGCAGCGAAGGCACGGGAAGCCATGGCTTCGTCTATGCTAGCTATGTCAATGTTTGCAAGTGATCGAGAGCTGCTTGTGCTCTGCAACGCTTGCCATGGGCACCAATTTATACTGTCGTAAAGGTAACTGCGGAGTAGTGGACTGCTTGCACGCTCTACTCCATGGTTCACCATCACTCACTGCTC
This portion of the Setaria viridis chromosome 7, Setaria_viridis_v4.0, whole genome shotgun sequence genome encodes:
- the LOC117865903 gene encoding germin-like protein 4-1; this encodes MASRAFAALLTVVAFVGFASVPRALATDPTQLQDFCVADNNNQVLVNGVVCKNAKVVTANDFFFHIMPQTPNAQGSGVAAVAVDKLPGLNTLGISLARIDFVPGGQNPPHTHPRGSEILTVIQGTLLVGFVTSNQLLNNTLFTKQLVEGDVFVFPQGLIHFQLNNGKSPAVAIAALSSQNPGTITIANAVFGSKPPISDLILAKAFMLEKDTVDWVQQAFGAAAVGGGGGGGMPGGGGYPGGGYPGGNGTGGGYPGGPGYP